In Chelonia mydas isolate rCheMyd1 chromosome 20, rCheMyd1.pri.v2, whole genome shotgun sequence, a single genomic region encodes these proteins:
- the RAVER1 gene encoding ribonucleoprotein PTB-binding 1 isoform X6, with protein sequence MGGVTMAQSGGGILAPLLSDRLPLYGLRRRRAPKMAVVSVSGAASVPSPEPPGLEPGPGPERVPEEELPSLDPAEVRSRLERSSHQFRNRRKVLIRGLPGDVTNQEVHDLLNDYELKYCFVDKYKGTAFVTLLNGEQAESAIKKFHLSKLRDKEISVQLQPTDALLCIANLPQLYTQQQFEELVRPFGNLERCFLVYSEKTGHSKGYGFVEYMKKDSAARAKSELLGKQLGTRTLYVHWTDVNQLTVDLVHSRCLSVGKLPPNYHDLEELRQVFSAISAPTFCQLAYGQDGQLKGFAVLEYESAEIAELVQQATDGLPLAGSHIRVSFCAPGPPGRSMLAALTAAQVTALNRGKGLLPEPNILQILNSLGNPASIQLLLNPLLHGAVGGKQGILGAPPSMPLMTNPALSTALLQLALQNQTQAQQALLGNSLLLQNQVWTQLLQNKENQAIFHKPGILGDSPLSSLQHGTLGLATAPAQPGSSLLGELASGGPLPADMTQGHVKSPILPSGGMPLASFLGPVGTDRENSAMGTQVSQLTPSPGTPSTLPGLTTSILGSVISGLQKPKQVENGASLLGEPPKDFKIPLNPYLNLHSLLPANHLGGGANKAFNLKTGVLGNVSNPRIPQPAMADPPLPSSGLAGDNYAFDYQPDLGSRMYAQSRDHAGPILGGFGHSRHKMSSSPGFERSSLGPPLPPFYSGSPTSYFTSGLQAGLKQSHLNKAVGMPPVGTGDNILGVGPNSHSHGSHSKTPIGGQKRAFSHLLPSPEPSPEGGYVGQHSQGLGGHYADSYLKRKRIF encoded by the exons ATGGGCGGGGTTACGATGGCCCAATCGGGAGGCGGGATATTGGCGCCGCTCCTTTCTGACCGTCTCCCGCTCTATGGTCTCAGGAGGCGGAGGGCTCCCAAGATGGCGGTGGTGTCCGTGTCAGGCGCCGCGTCggtccccagcccggagccccccggGCTGGAGCCGGGGCCCGGCCCGGAGCGAGTCCCCGAGGAGGAGCTGCCCTCGCTGGACCCGGCCGAGGTGCGGAGCCGCCTGGAGCGGAGCTCGCACCAGTTCCGCAACCGCCGCAAGGTCCTGATCCGGGGGCTGCCCGGGGACGTGACCAACCAG GAAGTTCATGATCTGCTGAATGACTATGAACTGAAGTACTGCTTTGTGGACAAATACAAAGGGACTG CGTTTGTCACCTTGCTGAATGGGGAACAGGCCGAGTCGGCCATCAAGAAATTCCACCTGAGCAAGCTCCGGGACAAGGAGATCTCTGTGCAGCTGCAGCCCACGGATGCCCTCTTGTGCATTGCCAACCTCCCCCAGCTCTATACGCAACAGCAGTTTGAGGAGCTGGTTCGACCTTTTGGAAACCTGGAGCGCTGCTTCTTGGTGTATAGTGAGAAGACGGGCCACTCTAAAGGCTACGGTTTCGTCGAGTACATGAAAAAGGACTCGGCAGCCAGGGCAAAGTCCGAGCTGCTGGGCAAGCAGCTGGGGACGCGGACTCTGTATGTTCACTGGACCGACGTCAACCAGCTGACCGTAGACCTGGTTCATTCCAGGTGCTTGAGTGTGGGCAAATTACCCCCAAACTATCATGACctggaggagctgaggcaggtcTTCTCAGCAATTTCTGCCCCGACCTTCTGCCAG CTGGCGTATGGTCAGGATGGCCAGCTGAAAGGCTTTGCAGTCCTGGAGTATGAGTCAGCAGAGATAGCAGAACTGGTCCAGCAGGCCACAGATGGCCTGCCACTCGCTGGGAGCCACATCCGCGTCTCCTTCTGTGCCCCGGGCCCTCCTGGGCGCAGCATGCTGGCTGCGCTTACAGCTGCACAGGTGACG GCACTTAATCGTGGGAAAGGGCTCCTTCCAGAGCCAAATATCCTCCAGATTCTGAACAGCCTGGGGAACCCCGCCTCGATCCAGCTCTTACTCAACCCCCTACTTCACGGAGCCGTTGGTGGAAAACAGG GAATCCTGGGCGCTCCGCCGTCCATGCCGCTCATGACCAATCCAGCCCTCTCCACAGCGCTGCTTCAGCTAGCTCTGCAGAACCAAACTCAAGCACAGCAG GCATTGCTTGGGAACTCCCTGTTACTGCAGAACCAAGTCTGGACGCAGCTGCTGCAGAACAAGGAGAACCAAGCCATATTCCAT AAACCCGGGATCTTGGGGGACTCTCCTCTCAGTTCTCTACAGCACGGCACCTTGGGGTTGGCGACTGCCCCGGCTCAGCCCGGAAGCTCGCTGCTGGGAGAACTCGCCTCAG gggggcCTCTGCCTGCTGACATGACGCAGGGGCATGTGAAGTCACCAATCTTGCCTTCGGGGGGCATGCCCCTGGCATCCTTTCTGGGACCAGTGGGGACAGATAGAGAGAACTCGGCAATGGGGACGCAGGTGTCCCAGCTGACCCCATCTCCTGGGACTCCATCAACCCTGCCGGGCCTCACGACCTCCATCCTGGGATCGGTGATCAGTGGACTTCAGAAACCAAAGCAGGTGGAGAATGGG GCCTCGCTGCTGGGAGAACCGCCCAAAGACTTCAAGATTCCTCTCAACCCTTATTTAAACCTGCACAGCCTTCTTCCTGCAAATCACCTGGGAG GTGGGGCCAATAAAGCATTTAATCTGAAGACTGGAGTGCTCGGCAATGTTTCCAATCCCAGAATCCCACAGCCTGCCATGGCTGACCCGCCACTGCCCTCTTCTGGGCTGGCAGGAGATAACTATGCTTTTGACTATCAGCCG GACTTGGGATCCCGAATGTATGCCCAGTCGAGGGACCATGCTGGGCCCATCCTGGGCGGATTTGGACACAGCAGGCATAAG ATGTCTTCATCTCCTGGATTTGAGCGGAGCAGCTTGGGGCCACCCCTGCCGCCCTTCTACTCAGGATCCCCAACCTCCTACTTCACCAGTGGCCTTCAAGCTGGGCTTAAACAAAGCCACTTGAACAAA GCAGTTGGGATGCCACCTGTGGGCACTGGGGACAATATCCTGGGCGTGGGACCAAACAGCCATTCCCACGGCTCCCACTCCAAG ACTCCGATCGGGGGCCAGAAACGGGCCTTCTCCCACCTGCTGCCATCCCCGGAGCCCAGCCCGGAGGGCGGCTACGTCGGACAGCATTCTCAGGGCCTGGGAGGGCACTATGCAGACTCCTACCTGAAGCGGAAGAGGATATTTTAA
- the RAVER1 gene encoding ribonucleoprotein PTB-binding 1 isoform X5 encodes MGGVTMAQSGGGILAPLLSDRLPLYGLRRRRAPKMAVVSVSGAASVPSPEPPGLEPGPGPERVPEEELPSLDPAEVRSRLERSSHQFRNRRKVLIRGLPGDVTNQEVHDLLNDYELKYCFVDKYKGTAFVTLLNGEQAESAIKKFHLSKLRDKEISVQLQPTDALLCIANLPQLYTQQQFEELVRPFGNLERCFLVYSEKTGHSKGYGFVEYMKKDSAARAKSELLGKQLGTRTLYVHWTDVNQLTVDLVHSRCLSVGKLPPNYHDLEELRQVFSAISAPTFCQLAYGQDGQLKGFAVLEYESAEIAELVQQATDGLPLAGSHIRVSFCAPGPPGRSMLAALTAAQVTALNRGKGLLPEPNILQILNSLGNPASIQLLLNPLLHGAVGGKQGILGAPPSMPLMTNPALSTALLQLALQNQTQAQQKALLGNSLLLQNQVWTQLLQNKENQAIFHKPGILGDSPLSSLQHGTLGLATAPAQPGSSLLGELASGGPLPADMTQGHVKSPILPSGGMPLASFLGPVGTDRENSAMGTQVSQLTPSPGTPSTLPGLTTSILGSVISGLQKPKQVENGASLLGEPPKDFKIPLNPYLNLHSLLPANHLGGGANKAFNLKTGVLGNVSNPRIPQPAMADPPLPSSGLAGDNYAFDYQPDLGSRMYAQSRDHAGPILGGFGHSRHKMSSSPGFERSSLGPPLPPFYSGSPTSYFTSGLQAGLKQSHLNKAVGMPPVGTGDNILGVGPNSHSHGSHSKTPIGGQKRAFSHLLPSPEPSPEGGYVGQHSQGLGGHYADSYLKRKRIF; translated from the exons ATGGGCGGGGTTACGATGGCCCAATCGGGAGGCGGGATATTGGCGCCGCTCCTTTCTGACCGTCTCCCGCTCTATGGTCTCAGGAGGCGGAGGGCTCCCAAGATGGCGGTGGTGTCCGTGTCAGGCGCCGCGTCggtccccagcccggagccccccggGCTGGAGCCGGGGCCCGGCCCGGAGCGAGTCCCCGAGGAGGAGCTGCCCTCGCTGGACCCGGCCGAGGTGCGGAGCCGCCTGGAGCGGAGCTCGCACCAGTTCCGCAACCGCCGCAAGGTCCTGATCCGGGGGCTGCCCGGGGACGTGACCAACCAG GAAGTTCATGATCTGCTGAATGACTATGAACTGAAGTACTGCTTTGTGGACAAATACAAAGGGACTG CGTTTGTCACCTTGCTGAATGGGGAACAGGCCGAGTCGGCCATCAAGAAATTCCACCTGAGCAAGCTCCGGGACAAGGAGATCTCTGTGCAGCTGCAGCCCACGGATGCCCTCTTGTGCATTGCCAACCTCCCCCAGCTCTATACGCAACAGCAGTTTGAGGAGCTGGTTCGACCTTTTGGAAACCTGGAGCGCTGCTTCTTGGTGTATAGTGAGAAGACGGGCCACTCTAAAGGCTACGGTTTCGTCGAGTACATGAAAAAGGACTCGGCAGCCAGGGCAAAGTCCGAGCTGCTGGGCAAGCAGCTGGGGACGCGGACTCTGTATGTTCACTGGACCGACGTCAACCAGCTGACCGTAGACCTGGTTCATTCCAGGTGCTTGAGTGTGGGCAAATTACCCCCAAACTATCATGACctggaggagctgaggcaggtcTTCTCAGCAATTTCTGCCCCGACCTTCTGCCAG CTGGCGTATGGTCAGGATGGCCAGCTGAAAGGCTTTGCAGTCCTGGAGTATGAGTCAGCAGAGATAGCAGAACTGGTCCAGCAGGCCACAGATGGCCTGCCACTCGCTGGGAGCCACATCCGCGTCTCCTTCTGTGCCCCGGGCCCTCCTGGGCGCAGCATGCTGGCTGCGCTTACAGCTGCACAGGTGACG GCACTTAATCGTGGGAAAGGGCTCCTTCCAGAGCCAAATATCCTCCAGATTCTGAACAGCCTGGGGAACCCCGCCTCGATCCAGCTCTTACTCAACCCCCTACTTCACGGAGCCGTTGGTGGAAAACAGG GAATCCTGGGCGCTCCGCCGTCCATGCCGCTCATGACCAATCCAGCCCTCTCCACAGCGCTGCTTCAGCTAGCTCTGCAGAACCAAACTCAAGCACAGCAG AAGGCATTGCTTGGGAACTCCCTGTTACTGCAGAACCAAGTCTGGACGCAGCTGCTGCAGAACAAGGAGAACCAAGCCATATTCCAT AAACCCGGGATCTTGGGGGACTCTCCTCTCAGTTCTCTACAGCACGGCACCTTGGGGTTGGCGACTGCCCCGGCTCAGCCCGGAAGCTCGCTGCTGGGAGAACTCGCCTCAG gggggcCTCTGCCTGCTGACATGACGCAGGGGCATGTGAAGTCACCAATCTTGCCTTCGGGGGGCATGCCCCTGGCATCCTTTCTGGGACCAGTGGGGACAGATAGAGAGAACTCGGCAATGGGGACGCAGGTGTCCCAGCTGACCCCATCTCCTGGGACTCCATCAACCCTGCCGGGCCTCACGACCTCCATCCTGGGATCGGTGATCAGTGGACTTCAGAAACCAAAGCAGGTGGAGAATGGG GCCTCGCTGCTGGGAGAACCGCCCAAAGACTTCAAGATTCCTCTCAACCCTTATTTAAACCTGCACAGCCTTCTTCCTGCAAATCACCTGGGAG GTGGGGCCAATAAAGCATTTAATCTGAAGACTGGAGTGCTCGGCAATGTTTCCAATCCCAGAATCCCACAGCCTGCCATGGCTGACCCGCCACTGCCCTCTTCTGGGCTGGCAGGAGATAACTATGCTTTTGACTATCAGCCG GACTTGGGATCCCGAATGTATGCCCAGTCGAGGGACCATGCTGGGCCCATCCTGGGCGGATTTGGACACAGCAGGCATAAG ATGTCTTCATCTCCTGGATTTGAGCGGAGCAGCTTGGGGCCACCCCTGCCGCCCTTCTACTCAGGATCCCCAACCTCCTACTTCACCAGTGGCCTTCAAGCTGGGCTTAAACAAAGCCACTTGAACAAA GCAGTTGGGATGCCACCTGTGGGCACTGGGGACAATATCCTGGGCGTGGGACCAAACAGCCATTCCCACGGCTCCCACTCCAAG ACTCCGATCGGGGGCCAGAAACGGGCCTTCTCCCACCTGCTGCCATCCCCGGAGCCCAGCCCGGAGGGCGGCTACGTCGGACAGCATTCTCAGGGCCTGGGAGGGCACTATGCAGACTCCTACCTGAAGCGGAAGAGGATATTTTAA
- the RAVER1 gene encoding ribonucleoprotein PTB-binding 1 isoform X1 translates to MAVVSVSGAASVPSPEPPGLEPGPGPERVPEEELPSLDPAEVRSRLERSSHQFRNRRKVLIRGLPGDVTNQEVHDLLNDYELKYCFVDKYKGTAFVTLLNGEQAESAIKKFHLSKLRDKEISVQLQPTDALLCIANLPQLYTQQQFEELVRPFGNLERCFLVYSEKTGHSKGYGFVEYMKKDSAARAKSELLGKQLGTRTLYVHWTDVNQLTVDLVHSRCLSVGKLPPNYHDLEELRQVFSAISAPTFCQVRSSAPGLAYGQDGQLKGFAVLEYESAEIAELVQQATDGLPLAGSHIRVSFCAPGPPGRSMLAALTAAQVTALNRGKGLLPEPNILQILNSLGNPASIQLLLNPLLHGAVGGKQGILGAPPSMPLMTNPALSTALLQLALQNQTQAQQKALLGNSLLLQNQVWTQLLQNKENQAIFHKPGILGDSPLSSLQHGTLGLATAPAQPGSSLLGELASGGPLPADMTQGHVKSPILPSGGMPLASFLGPVGTDRENSAMGTQVSQLTPSPGTPSTLPGLTTSILGSVISGLQKPKQVENGASLLGEPPKDFKIPLNPYLNLHSLLPANHLGGGANKAFNLKTGVLGNVSNPRIPQPAMADPPLPSSGLAGDNYAFDYQPDLGSRMYAQSRDHAGPILGGFGHSRHKMSSSPGFERSSLGPPLPPFYSGSPTSYFTSGLQAGLKQSHLNKAVGMPPVGTGDNILGVGPNSHSHGSHSKTPIGGQKRAFSHLLPSPEPSPEGGYVGQHSQGLGGHYADSYLKRKRIF, encoded by the exons ATGGCGGTGGTGTCCGTGTCAGGCGCCGCGTCggtccccagcccggagccccccggGCTGGAGCCGGGGCCCGGCCCGGAGCGAGTCCCCGAGGAGGAGCTGCCCTCGCTGGACCCGGCCGAGGTGCGGAGCCGCCTGGAGCGGAGCTCGCACCAGTTCCGCAACCGCCGCAAGGTCCTGATCCGGGGGCTGCCCGGGGACGTGACCAACCAG GAAGTTCATGATCTGCTGAATGACTATGAACTGAAGTACTGCTTTGTGGACAAATACAAAGGGACTG CGTTTGTCACCTTGCTGAATGGGGAACAGGCCGAGTCGGCCATCAAGAAATTCCACCTGAGCAAGCTCCGGGACAAGGAGATCTCTGTGCAGCTGCAGCCCACGGATGCCCTCTTGTGCATTGCCAACCTCCCCCAGCTCTATACGCAACAGCAGTTTGAGGAGCTGGTTCGACCTTTTGGAAACCTGGAGCGCTGCTTCTTGGTGTATAGTGAGAAGACGGGCCACTCTAAAGGCTACGGTTTCGTCGAGTACATGAAAAAGGACTCGGCAGCCAGGGCAAAGTCCGAGCTGCTGGGCAAGCAGCTGGGGACGCGGACTCTGTATGTTCACTGGACCGACGTCAACCAGCTGACCGTAGACCTGGTTCATTCCAGGTGCTTGAGTGTGGGCAAATTACCCCCAAACTATCATGACctggaggagctgaggcaggtcTTCTCAGCAATTTCTGCCCCGACCTTCTGCCAGGTGCGGAGCTCAGCCCCAGGG CTGGCGTATGGTCAGGATGGCCAGCTGAAAGGCTTTGCAGTCCTGGAGTATGAGTCAGCAGAGATAGCAGAACTGGTCCAGCAGGCCACAGATGGCCTGCCACTCGCTGGGAGCCACATCCGCGTCTCCTTCTGTGCCCCGGGCCCTCCTGGGCGCAGCATGCTGGCTGCGCTTACAGCTGCACAGGTGACG GCACTTAATCGTGGGAAAGGGCTCCTTCCAGAGCCAAATATCCTCCAGATTCTGAACAGCCTGGGGAACCCCGCCTCGATCCAGCTCTTACTCAACCCCCTACTTCACGGAGCCGTTGGTGGAAAACAGG GAATCCTGGGCGCTCCGCCGTCCATGCCGCTCATGACCAATCCAGCCCTCTCCACAGCGCTGCTTCAGCTAGCTCTGCAGAACCAAACTCAAGCACAGCAG AAGGCATTGCTTGGGAACTCCCTGTTACTGCAGAACCAAGTCTGGACGCAGCTGCTGCAGAACAAGGAGAACCAAGCCATATTCCAT AAACCCGGGATCTTGGGGGACTCTCCTCTCAGTTCTCTACAGCACGGCACCTTGGGGTTGGCGACTGCCCCGGCTCAGCCCGGAAGCTCGCTGCTGGGAGAACTCGCCTCAG gggggcCTCTGCCTGCTGACATGACGCAGGGGCATGTGAAGTCACCAATCTTGCCTTCGGGGGGCATGCCCCTGGCATCCTTTCTGGGACCAGTGGGGACAGATAGAGAGAACTCGGCAATGGGGACGCAGGTGTCCCAGCTGACCCCATCTCCTGGGACTCCATCAACCCTGCCGGGCCTCACGACCTCCATCCTGGGATCGGTGATCAGTGGACTTCAGAAACCAAAGCAGGTGGAGAATGGG GCCTCGCTGCTGGGAGAACCGCCCAAAGACTTCAAGATTCCTCTCAACCCTTATTTAAACCTGCACAGCCTTCTTCCTGCAAATCACCTGGGAG GTGGGGCCAATAAAGCATTTAATCTGAAGACTGGAGTGCTCGGCAATGTTTCCAATCCCAGAATCCCACAGCCTGCCATGGCTGACCCGCCACTGCCCTCTTCTGGGCTGGCAGGAGATAACTATGCTTTTGACTATCAGCCG GACTTGGGATCCCGAATGTATGCCCAGTCGAGGGACCATGCTGGGCCCATCCTGGGCGGATTTGGACACAGCAGGCATAAG ATGTCTTCATCTCCTGGATTTGAGCGGAGCAGCTTGGGGCCACCCCTGCCGCCCTTCTACTCAGGATCCCCAACCTCCTACTTCACCAGTGGCCTTCAAGCTGGGCTTAAACAAAGCCACTTGAACAAA GCAGTTGGGATGCCACCTGTGGGCACTGGGGACAATATCCTGGGCGTGGGACCAAACAGCCATTCCCACGGCTCCCACTCCAAG ACTCCGATCGGGGGCCAGAAACGGGCCTTCTCCCACCTGCTGCCATCCCCGGAGCCCAGCCCGGAGGGCGGCTACGTCGGACAGCATTCTCAGGGCCTGGGAGGGCACTATGCAGACTCCTACCTGAAGCGGAAGAGGATATTTTAA
- the RAVER1 gene encoding ribonucleoprotein PTB-binding 1 isoform X4, translated as MGGVTMAQSGGGILAPLLSDRLPLYGLRRRRAPKMAVVSVSGAASVPSPEPPGLEPGPGPERVPEEELPSLDPAEVRSRLERSSHQFRNRRKVLIRGLPGDVTNQEVHDLLNDYELKYCFVDKYKGTAFVTLLNGEQAESAIKKFHLSKLRDKEISVQLQPTDALLCIANLPQLYTQQQFEELVRPFGNLERCFLVYSEKTGHSKGYGFVEYMKKDSAARAKSELLGKQLGTRTLYVHWTDVNQLTVDLVHSRCLSVGKLPPNYHDLEELRQVFSAISAPTFCQLAYGQDGQLKGFAVLEYESAEIAELVQQATDGLPLAGSHIRVSFCAPGPPGRSMLAALTAAQVTALNRGKGLLPEPNILQILNSLGNPASIQLLLNPLLHGAVGGKQGILGAPPSMPLMTNPALSTALLQLALQNQTQAQQKPGILGDSPLSSLQHGTLGLATAPAQPGSSLLGELASGGPLPADMTQGHVKSPILPSGGMPLASFLGPVGTDRENSAMGTQVSQLTPSPGTPSTLPGLTTSILGSVISGLQKPKQVENGASLLGEPPKDFKIPLNPYLNLHSLLPANHLGGGANKAFNLKTGVLGNVSNPRIPQPAMADPPLPSSGLAGDNYAFDYQPDLGSRMYAQSRDHAGPILGGFGHSRHKMSSSPGFERSSLGPPLPPFYSGSPTSYFTSGLQAGLKQSHLNKAVGMPPVGTGDNILGVGPNSHSHGSHSKTPIGGQKRAFSHLLPSPEPSPEGGYVGQHSQGLGGHYADSYLKRKRIF; from the exons ATGGGCGGGGTTACGATGGCCCAATCGGGAGGCGGGATATTGGCGCCGCTCCTTTCTGACCGTCTCCCGCTCTATGGTCTCAGGAGGCGGAGGGCTCCCAAGATGGCGGTGGTGTCCGTGTCAGGCGCCGCGTCggtccccagcccggagccccccggGCTGGAGCCGGGGCCCGGCCCGGAGCGAGTCCCCGAGGAGGAGCTGCCCTCGCTGGACCCGGCCGAGGTGCGGAGCCGCCTGGAGCGGAGCTCGCACCAGTTCCGCAACCGCCGCAAGGTCCTGATCCGGGGGCTGCCCGGGGACGTGACCAACCAG GAAGTTCATGATCTGCTGAATGACTATGAACTGAAGTACTGCTTTGTGGACAAATACAAAGGGACTG CGTTTGTCACCTTGCTGAATGGGGAACAGGCCGAGTCGGCCATCAAGAAATTCCACCTGAGCAAGCTCCGGGACAAGGAGATCTCTGTGCAGCTGCAGCCCACGGATGCCCTCTTGTGCATTGCCAACCTCCCCCAGCTCTATACGCAACAGCAGTTTGAGGAGCTGGTTCGACCTTTTGGAAACCTGGAGCGCTGCTTCTTGGTGTATAGTGAGAAGACGGGCCACTCTAAAGGCTACGGTTTCGTCGAGTACATGAAAAAGGACTCGGCAGCCAGGGCAAAGTCCGAGCTGCTGGGCAAGCAGCTGGGGACGCGGACTCTGTATGTTCACTGGACCGACGTCAACCAGCTGACCGTAGACCTGGTTCATTCCAGGTGCTTGAGTGTGGGCAAATTACCCCCAAACTATCATGACctggaggagctgaggcaggtcTTCTCAGCAATTTCTGCCCCGACCTTCTGCCAG CTGGCGTATGGTCAGGATGGCCAGCTGAAAGGCTTTGCAGTCCTGGAGTATGAGTCAGCAGAGATAGCAGAACTGGTCCAGCAGGCCACAGATGGCCTGCCACTCGCTGGGAGCCACATCCGCGTCTCCTTCTGTGCCCCGGGCCCTCCTGGGCGCAGCATGCTGGCTGCGCTTACAGCTGCACAGGTGACG GCACTTAATCGTGGGAAAGGGCTCCTTCCAGAGCCAAATATCCTCCAGATTCTGAACAGCCTGGGGAACCCCGCCTCGATCCAGCTCTTACTCAACCCCCTACTTCACGGAGCCGTTGGTGGAAAACAGG GAATCCTGGGCGCTCCGCCGTCCATGCCGCTCATGACCAATCCAGCCCTCTCCACAGCGCTGCTTCAGCTAGCTCTGCAGAACCAAACTCAAGCACAGCAG AAACCCGGGATCTTGGGGGACTCTCCTCTCAGTTCTCTACAGCACGGCACCTTGGGGTTGGCGACTGCCCCGGCTCAGCCCGGAAGCTCGCTGCTGGGAGAACTCGCCTCAG gggggcCTCTGCCTGCTGACATGACGCAGGGGCATGTGAAGTCACCAATCTTGCCTTCGGGGGGCATGCCCCTGGCATCCTTTCTGGGACCAGTGGGGACAGATAGAGAGAACTCGGCAATGGGGACGCAGGTGTCCCAGCTGACCCCATCTCCTGGGACTCCATCAACCCTGCCGGGCCTCACGACCTCCATCCTGGGATCGGTGATCAGTGGACTTCAGAAACCAAAGCAGGTGGAGAATGGG GCCTCGCTGCTGGGAGAACCGCCCAAAGACTTCAAGATTCCTCTCAACCCTTATTTAAACCTGCACAGCCTTCTTCCTGCAAATCACCTGGGAG GTGGGGCCAATAAAGCATTTAATCTGAAGACTGGAGTGCTCGGCAATGTTTCCAATCCCAGAATCCCACAGCCTGCCATGGCTGACCCGCCACTGCCCTCTTCTGGGCTGGCAGGAGATAACTATGCTTTTGACTATCAGCCG GACTTGGGATCCCGAATGTATGCCCAGTCGAGGGACCATGCTGGGCCCATCCTGGGCGGATTTGGACACAGCAGGCATAAG ATGTCTTCATCTCCTGGATTTGAGCGGAGCAGCTTGGGGCCACCCCTGCCGCCCTTCTACTCAGGATCCCCAACCTCCTACTTCACCAGTGGCCTTCAAGCTGGGCTTAAACAAAGCCACTTGAACAAA GCAGTTGGGATGCCACCTGTGGGCACTGGGGACAATATCCTGGGCGTGGGACCAAACAGCCATTCCCACGGCTCCCACTCCAAG ACTCCGATCGGGGGCCAGAAACGGGCCTTCTCCCACCTGCTGCCATCCCCGGAGCCCAGCCCGGAGGGCGGCTACGTCGGACAGCATTCTCAGGGCCTGGGAGGGCACTATGCAGACTCCTACCTGAAGCGGAAGAGGATATTTTAA